In one Watersipora subatra chromosome 6, tzWatSuba1.1, whole genome shotgun sequence genomic region, the following are encoded:
- the LOC137397995 gene encoding serine-aspartate repeat-containing protein I-like, producing the protein MPISISTDIDIDIDADIDIDADIDADIVADIDADIDADIDADIDADIDADIDADIDADIDADIDADIDADIDADIDADIDADIDADIDADIDADIDADIDADIDADIDADIDADIDADIDADIDADIDADIDADIDADIDADIDADIDADIDADIDADIDADVDVDIDIDADIDIDADIDIDADIDAEADIEADIDADIDADIDADIDADVDVDIDVDIDIYIDADIDADTNANTCYTKPKSMIGWLPHSRKTDRLAT; encoded by the coding sequence ATGCCGATATCGATATCGACCGATATCGATATCGATATCGATGCCGATATCGATATCGATGCCGATATCGATGCCGATATCGTTGCCGATATCGATGCCGATATCGATGCCGATATCGATGCCGATATCGATGCCGATATCGATGCCGATATCGATGCCGATATCGATGCCGATATCGATGCCGATATCGATGCCGATATCGATGCCGATATCGATGCCGATATCGATGCCGATATCGATGCCGATATCGATGCCGATATCGATGCCGATATCGATGCCGATATCGATGCCGATATCGATGCCGATATCGATGCCGATATCGATGCCGATATCGATGCCGATATCGATGCCGATATCGATGCCGATATCGATGCCGATATCGATGCCGATATCGATGCCGATATCGATGCCGATATCGATGCCGATATCGATGCCGATATCGATGCCGATATCGATGCCGATATCGATGCCGATATCGATGCCGATGTCGATGTTGATATCGATATCGATGCCGATATCGATATCGATGCCGATATCGATATCGATGCCGATATCGATGCCGAAGCCGATATCGAAGCCGATATCGATGCCGATATCGATGCCGATATCGATGCCGATATCGATGCCGATGTCGATGTCGATATCGATGTCGATATCGATATCTATATCGATGCCGATATCGATGCCGATACCAATGCCAATACATGCTATACCAAGCCAAAAAGTATGATTGGCTGGCTACCACACAGTAGAAAAACAGACCGGCTGGCCACGTAG